The Methanomicrobia archaeon DNA window CGCACCCTTCAAAGCGCGTGCCCGCATCGCCTTGAACATCTCGGCATGCTCGATGATCTCCAAAAAGCTCCGCTCCTTTACGTTGCCCGCGGCGACGGGAAGATACGCACAGGGCGTAACATCACCATTGGGGAAGATATGGAACCGCGTGATACCCGCGGTGCAGCCGGTGAAGTGCAGACCGTCTCCACGCTCCATCAGCCCACGGTCCGTCAGGTACGCCCAGTATTGCGGGTTACAGATCGGTTTCAGCCAGGTCTTTGCATCCTTCTGGAGTGTGATCATGTCCTCGAAGAGCTGCCCGTTCTCCGCCGTGGTGAGGCACACGTCGGCAATCTGCTTGCCGCGGCCGACGGCGACCAGATAAATGAGATAGACGCGCCACTGCTCCAACTCATCGGCGAGCTTGATGATCTTCGGGAGCTCGTGGTAATTCGTCCGTGAAACGGTGGTGAAGAACTGCGTGGCCACGCCTTCTGCTTCACAGGCCTTCATGCCCCGCATCGTCGCTTTGAACGCGCCTTCCACGCCCCGGAAATCATCATGCGTGCTCCCGATCGCATCGACGCTCATCGCTGCACGCTCCAGTCCCGCCTTACGCAACTTCCGGGCCACCGCCCTCGTGATCAGCGTCCCGTTCGTCGCCATCACGATCTGCATATCGAATGATGATGCGTATTCGATGAGCTCGAAGATATCCTCGCGCAGCAGTGGCTCGCCACCGGTGAACCCGAACTTGACCGGCCCGAGCCTCGCAGCGTCCTCGATGAGCGCGAACCCCTGCTCGGTACTCAGCTCTTCAGGATCCTCCTCACTGATCGAGCAATGCTTGCACTTGAGATTGCACCGCTTCGTCACGGCCCAGATGATCTCGCCGGGTAAATAACTGAAACAGCCCGTGCCAACCGCGTCATTCGCGAAGATCTCGTTCTTATGGGCTTGTAGCCACGACTTCAGCTCCTCGTCTGACATGTACATCCATCCATTCCTTTCCGCTCAGGCAATAAAAAACCTGTTCGTATCTGTTCATATCAGCCCCTGTCTATGCATGCGCTCGTGCCGCTGAAGGTAGCTAGCCCGTCAAGCACCGTCACGGAAAAAGGATGTCCAGGGGCGGTGGCGTGAAAAAGCCGCGCAGCTCCGCCAGCCGGTAGAGTTCCGCGTGCGCCCGCACGACGGTTTCGGGCATGTCATAGGTGTATTCATTGACATACATCAAGGCGAACTGCTTCACGAGCGCCGCGTCCGCACCCCGTGCATACGTCATCGCGTGCTGCATCGCCTCCTCGACATGTTCCAGCGCGTATCGCACACTCGCACGCATGGCGGCCAGAAACGCCTGCTGGGTCTCTTCGGGGAGCTCCCGCTTGATGACGTTGATCCCGAGCGGCAGCGGCAGCCCTGTTCGCCCGTACCACCACGCCCACAGGTCAAGAACCTTCGCCAGCCCGTGCTGCGCATAGGTGATCTGCCCCTCATGGATCAGGAGGCCGGCATCGACCTCGCCCCGCGTTACTGCCGGTATGATCTGGTCAAATCGCATCTCCACTGGCTGGAACTCCGCGAGCGCTAACTTCAGTAACAGGTTCGCGGTGGTATACCGTCCGGGCACGGCTATACGCTTCCCCGCAAGAGCTTGCTCCGATCGTGCGACCACTACCGGGCCGTAGCCATCACCCACGCTCGCGCCCGTTGCTAAGATCCGGTACTTCTTGTGCAGAAAGGCGTAGGCGTGCGATGAGAGCGCGGTGACGTCCAGTTCACCCGCAAAAGCGCGCTTGTTCAGCGTTTCTATGTCCTCGACCAGCTGCTCTATCTCCAGTCTCGTCTGGATTCTCCCCTGGAAGAGTCCGTAAAACATGAATGCATCGTCTGCATCGGGCGTATGTGCAACGATCATGAATGAGAAATGAGGGAGCGAGCTAAAGAACGTTCTGAATACCGACGAAGCACGCTGAGCTTGCTCAGCAGTCAAGCAACCAGCTCGTACAGCGTATTCCGCTGCGCTACGGGTCTGCCCACCGACGTCACCGCCCTCCGGATGGCCGCTACGGTCGCCGGTGTGTGTTCCTTTCCCGCTGCCGTGACCACGTTCTCCTCAAGGATCGTGCCCCCAAAGTCGTTCGCACCGAAGAAGAGCGCGAGCTTGTCGACCTCAAAGTCCTGCGTGAGCCACGAAGCCTGGATATTTCGAATGGGATGGAGCACAATGCGCGAGATCGCCAGGACCTGCAAATAGCGCGTTACTGAAACCGGCTGCTTCACCCGCTCGTAAAGGGCCGTGTGCTGTGGCTGGAAGGTCCAGGGAATGAATGCCGTGAAGCCGCCCGTTCTCGTCTGCAGATCCCGTATCGTGAAGAGGTGCTCAATGATCTCAGGGTCACGCTCTATGTGACCGAACATCATAGTTGCAGTTGTGCGCATGCCGATGCTATGCGCGCTCTCCATCACCGTGAGCCAGTCGTGCGCGCTGAGCTTACCCGGACTGAGTTCGTTACGTACACGGTCACAGAGGATCTCCGCGCCACCGCCCGGGAGCGAATCGAGTCCCGCAGCTCTGAGCCGTGCGAGCGTCTCCGTTATGCTCAATCCTTCATGCCGCGCGATGAAGGCGATCTCAGGCGGGGAAAGGCTGTGAAGTTGAACGCTCGGGAAATGCCGTTTTATTTCAGTGAACAACTCTTCGAACCATGCCATGCCGAGTTCCGGGTTGAGGCCGCCTTGCATCAGGATTTGTGTTCCGCCAGCGCGGACGGTCTCGGCGACCTTCCGCAGTATTTCAGCGGTGCTCAAGACGTAGCTCTCTTCGTCATGTTTGGCGTAAAAGGCGCAGAATTTACACCGCGCCACGCAGCGATTGGTATAACTGATGTTCCGGTCAACCACGAACGTTACGAGCTCGCCGCAGCGCTCGTGCCTGATCCGGTCTGCTATGCCGCCCAGAACCGGCAAGGGCAGCTCAAAGAGCAGCTCCGCGTCCTCAAAGCTCAAATCCTCGCCTGCCAGGTTCCGTGCACCATAGCGCTCCCAGTCAGAGTATCCCGTATTCATGGCACTTCTCCTCGAAGCGAGCAAGCCCCCGGCGCTCTCGCTCGCCCATCTGGTAGGTGAGCGCGTTAAAATAGCACTCGAGGAACTCTTCGGGCAACCCGAACTGCTCATGCGCCGCTCCAATAATCACGTCCACGTGTTCCTTCCCCCACACGACGGATTCCTGAAGGGCTGCGCTCACCCCGGCCATATCACGCCCTTTCCGCGCTACCGCTATACCGAAGACCATGGGCAAGCCGGTTACATCCAGCCATGCCTCTCCCAGATCCATGACCACCCGGTATCGCTGCCGCGCCCTGATCGCAGCGTCACCAATGACGAGCGCGTACGGACAGTGCTCCAGTAATGCCGTGGCGGTACTTTCGTTCACGGGCACAATCTGGTGTCTGAGCCCGCGTTCTTGAAGAATGATCTCCAGCAGCTTGGCTGAGGTGGTGGTCTGGTTCGTCACCGCGATAGAGCCGCCATTCTCTCCTAATGGCGCGCCTTTCGAGACCAGAATGACGCTCCAAACACTTCGCGCAGCCGCGATACAGAACTCATAGCGCTGCAGGGTCGCCTTGTTCTTGAGGTAGTAGACCGAAGGGACCGGGCTGAAATCAATCTCCCCGCGTTCGAGCATACCAGCGAGCGTCTTCGGCATCGCTCGAATGACGCGGAACCCGTCCTGTTCAAGCCGGTAATAGGGTAAATAGCTGTTCAGAAGGCTAAACTTGCCGATTCGCTCGCTATCGCTCGTCATCTGAATGCACCTGTAGTATGTGATAATAAGTATCCCGTTCAGCGGGTATTTTATGTGCACCGCGCACAAGGGCCAGAATGGTCTCCTTCGGAAGCCTGAGTGGCGTATGAGCGCCAGCTGCATGCGTAACCCGCTCCTCCATTATCGTGCCGTCCAGATCGTTCGCTCCATACTGCAATGCAACCTGGGCAAGCTTCTCGCCGAGCGCAACCCAGTACGCTCTGATACTCTTGAAATTCCGCAGCACGATACGGGCAATCGCAATGGTTCTCAGCACATCGATTGGATCCGT harbors:
- the mqnC gene encoding dehypoxanthine futalosine cyclase, yielding MNTGYSDWERYGARNLAGEDLSFEDAELLFELPLPVLGGIADRIRHERCGELVTFVVDRNISYTNRCVARCKFCAFYAKHDEESYVLSTAEILRKVAETVRAGGTQILMQGGLNPELGMAWFEELFTEIKRHFPSVQLHSLSPPEIAFIARHEGLSITETLARLRAAGLDSLPGGGAEILCDRVRNELSPGKLSAHDWLTVMESAHSIGMRTTATMMFGHIERDPEIIEHLFTIRDLQTRTGGFTAFIPWTFQPQHTALYERVKQPVSVTRYLQVLAISRIVLHPIRNIQASWLTQDFEVDKLALFFGANDFGGTILEENVVTAAGKEHTPATVAAIRRAVTSVGRPVAQRNTLYELVA
- a CDS encoding futalosine synthase, whose translation is MTSDSERIGKFSLLNSYLPYYRLEQDGFRVIRAMPKTLAGMLERGEIDFSPVPSVYYLKNKATLQRYEFCIAAARSVWSVILVSKGAPLGENGGSIAVTNQTTTSAKLLEIILQERGLRHQIVPVNESTATALLEHCPYALVIGDAAIRARQRYRVVMDLGEAWLDVTGLPMVFGIAVARKGRDMAGVSAALQESVVWGKEHVDVIIGAAHEQFGLPEEFLECYFNALTYQMGERERRGLARFEEKCHEYGIL
- a CDS encoding radical SAM protein, coding for MYMSDEELKSWLQAHKNEIFANDAVGTGCFSYLPGEIIWAVTKRCNLKCKHCSISEEDPEELSTEQGFALIEDAARLGPVKFGFTGGEPLLREDIFELIEYASSFDMQIVMATNGTLITRAVARKLRKAGLERAAMSVDAIGSTHDDFRGVEGAFKATMRGMKACEAEGVATQFFTTVSRTNYHELPKIIKLADELEQWRVYLIYLVAVGRGKQIADVCLTTAENGQLFEDMITLQKDAKTWLKPICNPQYWAYLTDRGLMERGDGLHFTGCTAGITRFHIFPNGDVTPCAYLPVAAGNVKERSFLEIIEHAEMFKAMRARALKGACASCRYKTICGGCRSRAYALTGDVLGEDPLCPLVGGTRDPSA
- a CDS encoding ABC transporter substrate-binding protein produces the protein MIVAHTPDADDAFMFYGLFQGRIQTRLEIEQLVEDIETLNKRAFAGELDVTALSSHAYAFLHKKYRILATGASVGDGYGPVVVARSEQALAGKRIAVPGRYTTANLLLKLALAEFQPVEMRFDQIIPAVTRGEVDAGLLIHEGQITYAQHGLAKVLDLWAWWYGRTGLPLPLGINVIKRELPEETQQAFLAAMRASVRYALEHVEEAMQHAMTYARGADAALVKQFALMYVNEYTYDMPETVVRAHAELYRLAELRGFFTPPPLDILFP